The following are encoded in a window of Arvicanthis niloticus isolate mArvNil1 chromosome 1, mArvNil1.pat.X, whole genome shotgun sequence genomic DNA:
- the Fgf3 gene encoding fibroblast growth factor 3, translated as MGLIWLLLLSLLEPGWPATGPGTRLRRDASGRGGVYEHLGGAPRRRKLYCATKYHLQLHPSGRVNGSLENSAYSILEITAVEVGVVAIKGLFSGRYLAMNKRGRLYASEHYNAECEFVERIHELGYNTYASRLYRTGPSGPGARRQPGAQRPWYVSVNGKGRPRRGFKTRRTQKSSLFLPRVLGHKDHEMVRLLQSGQPRVPGEGSQPRQRRQKKQSPGDHSKMEPLSTRATPSTHLHTGGLAMA; from the exons ATGGGCCTGATCTGGCTTCTGCTGCTCAGCTTGCTGGAACCCGGCTGGCCAGCTACGGGGCCCGGGACGCGACTGCGACGCGATGCGAGCGGCCGTGGCGGCGTTTACGAGCACCTCGGCGGGGCGCCCCGGCGCCGCAAGCTCTACTGCGCTACCAAGTACCACCTCCAGTTGCACCCGAGCGGCCGCGTGAACGGCAGCCTGGAGAACAGCGCCTATA GCATCCTGGAGATTACTGCTGTGGAAGTAGGCGTGGTGGCCATCAAAGGGCTCTTTTCTGGGCGGTACCTGGCCATGAACAAGAGAGGACGGCTGTATGCTTCG GAACACTACAATGCAGAGTGTGAGTTTGTGGAACGGATCCACGAGCTGGGTTACAATACATATGCTTCCCGCCTGTACCGCACAGGGCCCAGTGGGCCAGGGGCTCGCCGGCAGCCTGGTGCCCAAAGACCTTGGTACGTGTCGGTGAACGGCAAGGGTCGGCCACGCAGGGGCTTCAAGACCCGCCGCACACAGAAGTCTTCTCTTTTCCTGCCCCGAGTGCTGGGCCACAAGGACCATGAGATGGTGCGGCTGCTGCAGAGTGGCCAGCCACGAGTCCCAGGAGAGGGCAGCCAGCCCAGGCAGCGGAGGCAGAAGAAGCAGAGCCCAGGTGATCATAGCAAGATGGAGCCTTTGTCTACCAGGGCCACTCCAAGCACCCATCTGCATACAGGTGGACTGGCTATGGCCTGA